A window from Streptomyces sp. NBC_00299 encodes these proteins:
- a CDS encoding LysE family translocator gives MGTFALIVGLLTLTPGLDSALILRTAALRHRRRAWGVVLGIQSGTLVWGVLTSLGVTTLLTASHLAYEALRWAGAAYLVWMGGRLLWATWRPPSIESSRTAETEGGARAGAGAGDTLLGGWRQGFVTNLLNPKMGAFYAAVLPQFIPSGASHLAPGVLLAGVHILLAVIWACALIAFAHVLRDRLQRPSARRQLDRITGTVIAAFGIRLALGQ, from the coding sequence ATGGGGACTTTCGCCCTGATAGTGGGACTTCTCACGCTCACTCCGGGACTGGATTCCGCACTCATCCTGCGCACCGCGGCGCTCAGGCACCGCCGTCGCGCGTGGGGCGTGGTCCTCGGCATCCAGAGCGGCACACTGGTCTGGGGCGTGCTCACCTCGCTCGGTGTGACCACACTGCTGACGGCGTCTCACCTCGCGTACGAGGCTCTTCGTTGGGCCGGAGCCGCGTACCTGGTGTGGATGGGCGGCAGGCTGCTGTGGGCCACCTGGCGCCCCCCATCGATCGAGAGCTCGCGGACAGCGGAGACCGAGGGCGGGGCAAGGGCCGGGGCGGGCGCCGGCGACACCCTGCTCGGTGGCTGGCGACAAGGGTTCGTGACCAATCTCCTCAACCCGAAGATGGGCGCCTTCTACGCCGCGGTGCTCCCGCAGTTCATCCCCTCCGGTGCCTCGCACCTTGCTCCAGGGGTGCTGCTGGCCGGTGTGCACATTCTCCTGGCCGTCATCTGGGCCTGTGCGTTGATCGCCTTCGCGCACGTGCTCCGCGACCGCCTGCAACGCCCCTCGGCCCGCCGCCAACTCGACCGCATCACGGGCACGGTCATCGCCGCATTCGGCATCCGGCTCGCACTCGGACAGTAG
- the arfA gene encoding arabinosylfuranosidase ArfA, which produces MSRTARFTLDPAFTVGEVNPRLFGSFVEHLGRCVYTGIFEPDHPTADETGLRQDVLDLVRELGVTTVRYPGGNFVSGYKWEDSVGPAEDRPRRLDLAWHSTETNRFGLSEYIDFLRKIGPQAEPMMALNLGTRGVAEALELQEYANHPAGTALSDLRVTHGDKDPFGIRLWCLGNEMDGPWQTGHKTAEEYGRVAAETARAMRQIDPNVELVACGSSSQSMPTFAEWEATVLKETYDLVDHISLHAYYWPENGDIDSFLASAVDMEAFIENVVATADHVGARLKSKKRINLSFDEWNVWYLPEWEEHAKTLTDWPQAPRLLEDNYSVMDAVVFGSLLIALLRHADRVTVACLAQLVNVIAPIMTEPGGPAWRQTTFFPFAQAAKYGRGQVLDVRVDSPAYETKKYGEADLLHATAVRAEDGTVTVFAVNRSRTDALPLDVALNGLALTAVVEHSALADADPDARNTLDEPERVTPHAVEGTALKDGSLTAVLEPLSWNVIRLS; this is translated from the coding sequence ATGTCCCGTACCGCCCGCTTCACCCTCGACCCCGCCTTCACGGTCGGTGAGGTCAACCCCCGTCTCTTCGGATCCTTCGTCGAACACCTCGGCCGCTGCGTCTACACCGGCATCTTCGAACCGGACCACCCCACGGCCGACGAGACGGGCCTGCGCCAGGACGTCCTGGACCTCGTCCGCGAACTCGGCGTCACCACCGTCCGCTACCCCGGCGGCAACTTCGTCTCCGGCTACAAGTGGGAGGACTCGGTCGGTCCCGCCGAGGACCGCCCCCGCCGCCTCGACCTCGCCTGGCACTCCACGGAGACCAACCGCTTCGGCCTGTCCGAGTACATCGACTTCCTCCGCAAGATCGGTCCCCAGGCCGAGCCCATGATGGCCCTCAACCTCGGCACCCGCGGTGTCGCGGAAGCCCTGGAGCTCCAGGAGTACGCCAACCACCCGGCCGGCACCGCCCTGTCCGACCTCCGTGTCACGCACGGCGACAAGGACCCCTTCGGCATCAGGCTGTGGTGCCTCGGCAACGAGATGGACGGCCCCTGGCAGACGGGCCACAAGACGGCCGAGGAGTACGGCCGTGTCGCTGCCGAGACCGCCCGCGCCATGCGCCAGATCGACCCGAACGTCGAACTCGTCGCCTGCGGCTCCTCCAGCCAGTCCATGCCGACCTTCGCCGAATGGGAGGCGACGGTCCTCAAGGAGACGTACGACCTCGTCGACCACATCTCGCTGCATGCCTACTACTGGCCCGAGAACGGCGACATCGACTCCTTCCTCGCCTCCGCCGTCGACATGGAGGCCTTCATCGAGAACGTCGTCGCGACCGCCGACCACGTGGGCGCGCGGCTGAAGTCGAAGAAGCGGATCAACCTCTCCTTCGACGAGTGGAACGTCTGGTACCTGCCCGAGTGGGAGGAACACGCCAAGACGCTGACGGACTGGCCACAGGCTCCCCGCCTCCTGGAGGACAACTACAGCGTCATGGACGCGGTCGTCTTCGGCTCGCTCCTCATCGCGCTGCTGCGGCACGCCGACCGCGTCACCGTGGCCTGCCTCGCCCAGCTGGTCAACGTCATCGCGCCGATCATGACCGAGCCGGGCGGCCCGGCGTGGCGGCAGACGACGTTCTTCCCGTTCGCGCAGGCCGCCAAGTACGGCCGCGGCCAGGTGCTGGACGTCCGGGTGGACTCCCCGGCCTACGAGACGAAGAAGTACGGCGAGGCCGACCTGCTGCACGCCACCGCCGTGCGCGCCGAGGACGGCACGGTCACCGTCTTCGCGGTCAACCGCAGCCGGACCGACGCCCTGCCCCTCGACGTCGCCCTGAATGGCCTCGCCCTGACGGCGGTCGTCGAGCACAGCGCCCTCGCGGACGCCGACCCGGACGCCCGCAACACCCTCGACGAGCCGGAGCGGGTCACCCCGCACGCCGTCGAGGGCACGGCACTCAAGGACGGCAGCCTCACCGCCGTACTGGAACCGCTGTCCTGGAACGTGATCCGCCTGAGCTGA
- a CDS encoding intradiol ring-cleavage dioxygenase — protein sequence MTDTSGTTPTVIGRRTVLIATGAAAVSLAVAAAPEAPTAEAADPAPVAAAAVCTLTKEMTEGPYYLDGQLVRADISEDKTGIPLQLRLTVVDDSTCAPLNSALVEIWHCDALGEYSGFVGNNGHDEPDNGTFLRGGVLTGSDGVARITSVYPGWYRGRCVHIHVKVHTDVTLTDDGSFTGGQELHTGQLFFDETITTRVAALAVYAANTVPRTTLAQDSIYDDGGAASGLLALTALGSSPSAGYAGALTLGVES from the coding sequence ATGACAGACACTTCAGGGACAACCCCCACCGTGATCGGGCGCCGCACCGTGCTCATCGCCACCGGCGCCGCGGCCGTATCGCTGGCCGTCGCCGCCGCGCCTGAAGCCCCCACAGCCGAGGCGGCCGACCCGGCCCCCGTCGCCGCCGCGGCCGTCTGCACACTCACGAAGGAGATGACCGAAGGCCCCTACTACCTCGACGGACAGCTCGTCCGCGCCGACATCAGCGAGGACAAGACCGGCATCCCGCTGCAGCTCAGGCTCACGGTCGTCGACGACAGCACCTGCGCGCCGCTGAACAGCGCCCTGGTGGAGATCTGGCACTGCGACGCCCTCGGCGAGTACTCCGGCTTCGTCGGCAACAACGGCCACGACGAGCCCGACAACGGCACCTTCCTGCGGGGCGGCGTGCTCACGGGGTCGGACGGCGTCGCGCGCATCACGTCCGTGTACCCCGGCTGGTACCGCGGCCGGTGCGTCCACATCCACGTCAAGGTGCACACCGACGTCACGCTCACCGACGACGGCTCGTTCACCGGCGGCCAGGAACTCCACACCGGCCAGCTCTTCTTCGACGAGACGATCACGACCCGCGTCGCCGCGCTCGCCGTCTACGCCGCCAACACCGTCCCGCGCACCACCCTCGCCCAGGACTCCATCTACGACGACGGAGGCGCCGCGTCCGGGCTGCTGGCCCTGACCGCACTGGGCAGTTCACCCTCCGCCGGCTATGCGGGGGCGCTCACCCTGGGAGTGGAGAGCTGA
- a CDS encoding DUF397 domain-containing protein codes for MSTSELAWFKSSYSGGSGDDCVEVALDWRKSSYSSASGDDCVEVATRPHTIHVRDSKNRRGPALTLSPTTWTEFIAHVRPAGQAPAA; via the coding sequence ATGAGCACCAGTGAACTGGCCTGGTTCAAGAGCAGCTACAGCGGCGGATCCGGCGACGACTGCGTCGAAGTGGCCCTCGACTGGCGTAAATCCAGCTACAGCAGCGCATCCGGCGACGACTGCGTAGAGGTAGCCACCCGCCCCCACACCATCCACGTACGCGACTCCAAGAACCGGCGGGGCCCCGCCCTCACCCTCTCCCCCACCACCTGGACGGAGTTCATCGCGCACGTCCGTCCAGCAGGGCAAGCCCCAGCGGCGTAA
- a CDS encoding peptidase inhibitor family I36 protein: MSIRKSRLALSLAAFVGTAAMLAVPTSAQAAGDPATWPCDPSEFCIYHDGQGGGAHYSLSDGASNLGQLAGGLNDHVWSVKNISGDSWCLYRDADYENEIQVILDGQALDLASPVRDQVSSVGEC; this comes from the coding sequence ATGTCGATCCGCAAGAGCCGACTCGCTCTCAGCCTCGCCGCCTTCGTCGGCACCGCCGCCATGCTCGCCGTGCCCACCTCCGCCCAAGCGGCCGGGGACCCGGCGACCTGGCCCTGCGACCCGTCGGAGTTCTGCATCTACCACGACGGGCAGGGCGGCGGCGCGCACTACTCGCTGTCGGACGGCGCATCCAACCTGGGCCAGCTGGCGGGCGGTCTCAACGACCATGTGTGGTCGGTGAAGAACATCTCCGGCGACTCGTGGTGCCTGTACCGGGACGCGGACTACGAGAACGAGATCCAGGTGATCCTGGACGGACAGGCGCTGGACCTGGCGTCGCCCGTCCGGGACCAGGTCAGCTCCGTCGGGGAGTGCTGA
- a CDS encoding helix-turn-helix domain-containing protein, with protein sequence MAVRIHFTDDDLAQIRLAQAPDPMWEALLSMHMLQTDTGSAVFGGWRRRVRRELPAAVGPLLRMAPPIGYSADFLTPAAGTGGLDAGIGALLSTPRQRLRGDLVELSRAGRRLPPWARSLADGDREAVGHLARVFRAYFTAALAPWWSRLRTRFGAERAAHGRYLADGDLGALLGALHPGLVWRRPVLEVTGLGADRDVRLDGRGLLVLPSYFCWRKPTLLKDPALPCVVVYPMTHETPLNGGTPGLRSLNALLGRTRAGILESVADHGVTTTELAHDAGISPATASHHVGILRKAGLLSTCRAGKAALHSVTPLGLALLDGRAR encoded by the coding sequence ATGGCCGTACGCATTCACTTCACCGACGACGATCTCGCCCAGATCAGGCTGGCGCAGGCTCCCGACCCGATGTGGGAGGCGCTGCTCAGCATGCACATGCTTCAGACGGACACCGGTTCCGCCGTCTTCGGCGGCTGGCGGCGCCGGGTACGACGCGAACTGCCCGCCGCCGTAGGGCCGTTGCTCCGCATGGCCCCGCCCATCGGCTACTCGGCCGACTTCCTCACCCCGGCCGCCGGCACGGGCGGCCTGGACGCCGGGATCGGTGCCCTGCTGTCCACGCCACGGCAGCGGCTGCGTGGCGACCTGGTGGAACTGTCCCGCGCGGGCCGGCGGCTGCCGCCCTGGGCGCGTTCCCTCGCCGACGGTGACAGGGAGGCCGTCGGCCACCTCGCGCGCGTCTTCCGGGCGTACTTCACGGCCGCGCTGGCCCCCTGGTGGAGTCGCCTCCGCACCCGCTTCGGCGCCGAACGTGCCGCCCACGGACGGTATCTGGCCGACGGCGACCTCGGCGCGCTGCTCGGTGCCCTCCACCCCGGCCTCGTCTGGCGGCGGCCCGTACTGGAGGTGACGGGACTGGGCGCGGACCGTGACGTCCGCCTCGACGGACGCGGGCTCCTGGTCCTCCCGTCGTACTTCTGCTGGCGCAAGCCGACGCTGCTCAAGGATCCGGCGTTGCCGTGCGTCGTCGTCTACCCGATGACCCACGAGACGCCCCTGAACGGCGGTACGCCTGGGCTCCGCTCCTTGAACGCCCTCCTCGGGCGCACCCGCGCCGGGATCCTCGAATCGGTCGCCGACCATGGCGTGACGACGACCGAACTCGCCCACGACGCGGGCATCTCACCGGCCACGGCCAGCCATCACGTGGGCATCCTGCGCAAGGCCGGGTTACTGAGCACGTGCAGGGCGGGGAAGGCGGCGCTGCACTCCGTTACGCCGCTGGGGCTTGCCCTGCTGGACGGACGTGCGCGATGA
- a CDS encoding sulfite exporter TauE/SafE family protein: MRTLILLALAGLGAQLVDGSLGMAYGVTSTTLLLALGTNPAAASATVHLAEIGTTLMSGAAHWRFGNVDWSVVARIGVPGAVGAFLGAAVLSRLSTEVAKPAMSAILLGLGVYVLVRFTFRGLPEGRLGRPLRRRFLAPLGLVAGFLDATGGGGWGPVCTPALLASGRMEPRKVIGSIDTSEFLVAVAAGLGFLFSLGSQGIDVMWVAAFLLGGLVAAPLAAWLVRLLPPRVLGSAVGGVIVVTNARTLLTSDVLYVALYALWAAALAYSVRAHLKERNATGVESAEERQPVGT, encoded by the coding sequence ATGCGCACGTTGATCCTGCTCGCCCTCGCGGGCCTCGGGGCCCAGCTCGTGGACGGCAGCCTCGGCATGGCGTACGGGGTGACCTCGACCACGCTGTTGCTGGCCCTGGGCACCAACCCCGCCGCCGCCTCCGCGACCGTCCATCTCGCCGAGATCGGTACGACGCTGATGTCGGGGGCGGCGCACTGGCGCTTCGGGAACGTCGACTGGAGCGTGGTCGCGCGGATCGGCGTACCGGGCGCGGTGGGCGCGTTCCTCGGGGCGGCCGTGCTGTCCCGGCTGTCGACGGAGGTCGCGAAGCCGGCGATGTCCGCGATCCTGCTGGGGCTGGGTGTGTACGTCCTGGTCCGGTTCACCTTCCGGGGGCTGCCGGAGGGCCGGCTGGGCAGGCCGCTCCGGCGCCGGTTCCTGGCCCCGCTGGGGCTGGTCGCCGGCTTCCTCGACGCCACCGGGGGAGGCGGCTGGGGCCCCGTCTGTACGCCCGCCCTCCTCGCCTCCGGCCGGATGGAGCCGCGCAAGGTCATCGGCTCCATCGACACCAGCGAGTTCCTCGTAGCGGTGGCCGCCGGCCTCGGCTTTCTTTTCTCCCTCGGCTCCCAGGGCATCGACGTCATGTGGGTCGCCGCGTTCCTGCTGGGCGGTCTGGTCGCCGCGCCCCTCGCCGCCTGGCTGGTGCGGCTGCTGCCGCCGCGGGTGCTGGGATCGGCGGTCGGCGGAGTGATCGTCGTGACCAACGCCCGCACTCTGCTGACCAGTGACGTGCTCTACGTCGCCCTGTACGCGCTGTGGGCCGCCGCCCTCGCGTACTCGGTCCGCGCCCACCTCAAGGAGCGGAACGCGACCGGGGTCGAGTCCGCCGAGGAGCGTCAGCCGGTCGGCACCTGA
- a CDS encoding DUF4360 domain-containing protein gives MARGLLRLLLSGGALAALLTATLPAQAAPAFEDPPPDKIVIKVATVNGSGCPQGTTAVAVSEDNTAFTVTYSDYLAQVGGNSDPTAFRKNCQLSLVVHVPGGFTYAIASADYRGFASLQSGANAMQRASYYFQGSPNTQFRSHPFSGPLNDNWQATDETDWAQLIWAPCGKQRNFNINTELRVNAGSSSPSKVSFMTMDSTDGDISTVYHLAWKECPGK, from the coding sequence ATGGCACGTGGACTCCTGCGACTCCTGCTGAGCGGCGGCGCGCTGGCCGCTCTGCTCACCGCGACGTTGCCCGCTCAGGCCGCGCCGGCGTTCGAAGACCCGCCGCCGGACAAGATCGTCATCAAGGTCGCCACGGTGAACGGTTCCGGCTGCCCCCAGGGCACCACCGCCGTCGCCGTCTCCGAGGACAACACCGCCTTCACCGTGACCTACAGCGACTACCTCGCCCAGGTCGGCGGCAACTCCGACCCCACGGCGTTCCGTAAGAACTGCCAGCTCAGCCTGGTCGTGCACGTCCCCGGTGGCTTCACCTACGCCATCGCCAGCGCCGACTACCGCGGCTTCGCCTCCCTCCAGTCCGGCGCGAACGCCATGCAGAGAGCCTCGTACTACTTCCAGGGCTCACCGAACACGCAGTTCCGCAGCCACCCCTTCAGCGGCCCCCTCAACGACAACTGGCAGGCCACCGACGAGACCGACTGGGCCCAGTTGATCTGGGCGCCCTGTGGAAAGCAGCGCAACTTCAACATCAACACCGAGCTGCGCGTCAACGCCGGCTCGTCGTCTCCGAGCAAGGTCAGCTTCATGACCATGGACTCGACCGACGGTGACATCAGCACCGTGTACCACCTGGCGTGGAAGGAGTGCCCCGGCAAGTAG
- a CDS encoding helix-turn-helix domain-containing protein, whose amino-acid sequence MVDGVVGTGGEPESSDSLRTFGAVVQALREHAGLSREEFGDLVGLSKHTVASVELGRRMPDPTFADRSEPVLGNTGALVSAAQHLARQPGLAAWFRRWAQLEATAITLYTYECRLIPGLLQTEAYARTLFTNQLPPMDDEQIEAQWAARAERQRLLRERPNTAFAFILEEHLFRRHTGGLEVTRRLIDHVLAIAELRNVEIQVMPTEQETHAGLDGPMRLLETPENKWFAYCEGQESGQFIADSKVVSMLQMRYARMRSQALTLKDSLSLLQRMRGEL is encoded by the coding sequence GTGGTCGATGGCGTGGTGGGTACGGGTGGCGAGCCGGAGTCGTCGGACAGTCTGCGGACGTTCGGCGCGGTGGTCCAGGCGCTGCGGGAGCATGCGGGGTTGAGCCGGGAGGAGTTCGGGGACCTGGTGGGGCTGTCCAAGCACACGGTGGCGTCGGTGGAGTTGGGACGCCGGATGCCGGACCCGACGTTCGCGGACCGGTCGGAGCCGGTGCTGGGGAACACGGGTGCGTTGGTGAGTGCGGCGCAGCATCTGGCTCGGCAGCCGGGGTTGGCGGCATGGTTTCGGCGATGGGCTCAGCTGGAGGCGACGGCGATCACGCTGTACACGTACGAATGCCGGTTGATTCCGGGGTTGTTGCAGACGGAGGCATACGCGCGCACATTGTTCACGAACCAGCTGCCGCCCATGGACGACGAGCAGATCGAGGCGCAGTGGGCCGCACGCGCCGAGCGGCAACGCCTCCTGCGGGAGCGGCCGAACACTGCGTTCGCCTTCATCCTGGAAGAGCACCTCTTCCGTCGGCACACGGGCGGATTGGAGGTCACGCGGAGGCTTATCGACCACGTGCTGGCGATCGCCGAGCTGCGGAACGTGGAGATCCAGGTCATGCCGACGGAGCAGGAGACGCACGCGGGGCTCGACGGCCCCATGCGGCTGCTGGAGACTCCGGAGAACAAGTGGTTCGCCTACTGCGAGGGGCAGGAAAGCGGCCAGTTCATCGCTGACTCGAAGGTGGTCAGCATGCTCCAGATGCGGTATGCCAGGATGCGCTCACAGGCTCTCACTCTGAAGGACTCCCTGAGCCTGTTGCAGCGGATGCGAGGAGAGCTATGA
- a CDS encoding ATP-binding protein → MPAPHTPQPPVTVRVFTQRLSATPRGARLARHLALNQLHAWGIPHGSDASDAVAVIVAELAANAVTHGRVPGRDFELRLSLPTGSIRVEVSDTRTEPHPRKPGDVRRPHLLDEHGRGLVLVEALADRWEVVERGDSPGKTVCAEVDLPGWPALVRMRGSGQWP, encoded by the coding sequence ATGCCCGCACCTCACACCCCCCAACCCCCGGTCACCGTACGTGTGTTCACCCAGCGCCTCAGCGCCACCCCGCGCGGCGCCCGCCTCGCCCGGCACCTCGCCCTGAACCAGCTCCACGCCTGGGGCATCCCGCACGGCAGCGACGCATCCGACGCGGTCGCGGTGATCGTCGCCGAGCTGGCCGCGAACGCCGTGACCCACGGCCGGGTCCCCGGCCGGGACTTCGAGCTGCGGCTCTCCCTGCCCACGGGCAGCATCCGCGTGGAGGTCAGTGACACCCGTACCGAGCCCCACCCCCGGAAGCCCGGCGACGTGCGACGTCCACACCTCCTGGACGAACACGGCCGCGGGCTCGTCCTCGTCGAGGCGCTGGCCGACCGGTGGGAGGTGGTGGAGCGAGGGGACTCGCCCGGCAAGACCGTCTGTGCCGAGGTCGACCTGCCCGGATGGCCGGCCCTGGTCAGGATGCGCGGAAGCGGTCAATGGCCTTGA
- a CDS encoding HAD family hydrolase has translation MGTLPTSAEAVVFDCDGLLVDTEACWTVAETAIFAAHGHPFGPEQKALVIGRTVEAAGDAMAEYLGRPGAGAEIAAELLDGVRKELARGAAALPGAAELVRACGAAVPIAVASNSPRELLDTALWSAGLADCFTHSFAADEVRSPKPAPELYLTACEALGTPPKHSVAFEDSATGTAAARAAGLYVAAVPSLPGADLDHDWLGTTLADHELLDWARRLRAGTVR, from the coding sequence ATGGGCACGCTCCCCACCAGCGCCGAGGCCGTGGTCTTCGACTGCGACGGCCTGTTGGTCGACACCGAAGCCTGCTGGACCGTTGCGGAAACGGCCATCTTCGCGGCGCATGGCCATCCCTTCGGCCCTGAGCAGAAAGCCCTGGTCATCGGCCGCACCGTGGAAGCCGCCGGAGATGCCATGGCCGAGTACCTCGGGCGCCCCGGCGCCGGCGCCGAGATCGCCGCCGAACTCCTCGACGGGGTCCGCAAGGAGCTGGCCCGGGGCGCCGCGGCCCTCCCCGGGGCGGCGGAACTGGTGCGCGCCTGCGGGGCAGCCGTACCGATCGCCGTAGCCAGCAACAGCCCCCGGGAATTGCTGGACACGGCACTGTGGTCGGCCGGTCTCGCCGACTGCTTCACGCACTCGTTCGCCGCCGACGAAGTGCGCTCCCCCAAGCCCGCACCGGAGCTCTACCTCACAGCATGCGAGGCACTCGGTACGCCCCCCAAGCACTCCGTCGCGTTCGAGGACTCGGCCACGGGCACTGCCGCCGCGCGTGCTGCCGGCCTCTACGTCGCGGCCGTACCCTCCCTCCCAGGAGCCGACCTCGACCATGACTGGCTGGGCACCACGCTGGCCGACCATGAATTGCTGGACTGGGCCAGGCGACTGAGAGCCGGCACGGTCCGCTGA
- a CDS encoding arabinan endo-1,5-alpha-L-arabinosidase, whose amino-acid sequence MPRTLRKRTALIALPAAALLALIPSSATAYPNPGRVTGDIVTHDPTMLRTSSGQYLLYATGGGIANKTSSDRTAFRNGADAFSSRPGWWSTYSSVPEAWAPDISYQGGKYLMYYSVSKFGSNTSAIGLATSSTGQPGSWTDQGTVYTSSSSSDYNAIDPNLFVNDDGKWWLSFGSWWTGIKMIQINPSTGKQLSSNSTRYSLASRPTGTKAVEAPFIVKRGGYYYLFASYDTCCAGTSSTYKVKVGRATGVTGPYLDKSGVSMMNNGGTPVLESHGSVIGPGGQSIMNDVDGDLIVYHYYDANDNGTPKLGINLLNWSSGWPVAY is encoded by the coding sequence ATGCCCCGCACCCTCCGCAAGCGCACAGCCCTGATCGCACTCCCCGCCGCCGCTCTCCTCGCCCTCATCCCGTCCTCGGCGACCGCGTACCCCAACCCCGGCCGTGTCACCGGCGACATCGTCACCCACGACCCGACGATGCTCCGCACCTCGTCCGGCCAGTACCTGCTGTACGCCACGGGCGGCGGCATCGCCAACAAGACCTCCAGTGACCGCACCGCCTTCAGGAACGGCGCCGACGCGTTCTCCTCCCGGCCGGGCTGGTGGTCGACCTACTCCTCGGTGCCGGAGGCCTGGGCGCCGGACATCTCGTACCAGGGCGGCAAGTACCTGATGTACTACTCCGTCTCGAAGTTCGGCTCGAACACGTCGGCCATCGGTCTCGCCACCTCCAGCACCGGGCAGCCCGGGAGTTGGACCGACCAGGGCACCGTCTACACGTCCAGCTCCTCAAGCGACTACAACGCCATCGACCCGAACCTCTTCGTGAACGACGACGGCAAGTGGTGGCTGTCCTTCGGCAGTTGGTGGACGGGGATCAAGATGATCCAGATCAACCCGTCGACGGGGAAGCAGCTCTCTTCCAACTCCACCCGCTACTCCCTCGCCTCCCGCCCGACCGGCACCAAGGCCGTGGAGGCACCCTTCATCGTGAAACGGGGCGGCTACTACTACCTCTTCGCGTCCTACGACACCTGCTGCGCGGGCACCAGCTCCACGTACAAGGTCAAGGTCGGCCGCGCCACCGGCGTCACCGGCCCGTACCTCGACAAGAGCGGCGTCTCGATGATGAACAACGGCGGGACCCCGGTCCTGGAGTCCCACGGCAGCGTCATCGGCCCCGGCGGCCAGTCGATCATGAACGACGTCGACGGCGACCTGATCGTCTACCACTACTACGACGCCAACGACAACGGCACACCCAAGCTGGGCATCAACCTCTTGAACTGGAGCAGCGGTTGGCCCGTGGCGTATTGA